In Nocardioides daphniae, the DNA window GTCACCACCGGCGGCGACGATCGCCTGCTGCGTGGCATCCAGGTCGTCGGAGTAGAGAAGGACGAAGGGGCCACCCACCGCACGTGCCGTGGGCTGGAGGAGCAGGCCCCCGACCTCGTCGCTCCCCTCGCCGCCGTCGAGGATGCCCGAGTACTCCGGTCCGTAGTCGACGAAGTGCCACCCGAAGGCACCTCTGTAGAAGGCCTTGGCCGCGGCGAGGTCGGTGACGGTGAGCTCGACGTAGTTGAGGGAGTGGTGGCGCGGCCCGGGGCCGCCCGCCGAGACGGTGGAGGAGGTCGAAGTAGCCATGTCCTCGCCCGTAGACCCGGCCACCGACAGTCGTCTCCTGGTCATGACGGGCCGGTCATGACGGCTCGGTCACCACGACGCGACCCGCGACCGCCCGGGCCAGGCCTTCGCGGCAGCCCTGCATCATCGCGTGGTGGTTCCAGTGCAGCACCGGCCGTGCGGCCCGAGAGGCGAGCCCGAGCCAGCCGTACGTGAGCACCTCCTGGTGGAAGTCGAGCCGCGTACGCATGCGTTCCCCACTGGCCTGATCCTCACGGGCCTGCTCCTCGCTGAGGTCGAAGCGGACCCACCCCACCAGGTCACCGTCGACCTCGACCTCCAGGCGCGAGGTGCTGCGGGTCCGCGCGGTCAGCACCAGGTCGAGGACGTAGGGCAATCGCGACCGGCACAGCACCCGGGCGCTGTCGTCGCCGAGGGCCGCGACGGCGACGACCTCGGGCCACCAGGTGGGGTAGGCCGCGAGGTCGTCGAGCACCGCCGCGACGTCCTCAACAGGGGCGTCGACGGACCAGCTCTCGTGGAAGTGGTGCTCGGCGGGGGTCACTCCGGGGGAGTACCCCGCCACCGCGCGGCTCAGTCCTGCTCGCGGGGGGCCCGTGGCATCCCGTCGATGGAGGTGTCCGAGTCCAGCGCGGTGAACCCCTCCAGCGCCTCACCCCGCGCCACCAGCTCACCGGGCACCTGGAACGACCACGACGAGTCGCTCGCGATCGTGACCAGCTCTGCCCGGGTGAGCGCCTGGGCAGCGCCGTTCGGGGCGCTGGCACCCACCA includes these proteins:
- a CDS encoding VOC family protein yields the protein MATSTSSTVSAGGPGPRHHSLNYVELTVTDLAAAKAFYRGAFGWHFVDYGPEYSGILDGGEGSDEVGGLLLQPTARAVGGPFVLLYSDDLDATQQAIVAAGGDVVAGPYDFPGGRRLHFVDPSGNELGVWSGVESAG
- a CDS encoding SRPBCC family protein; translation: MTPAEHHFHESWSVDAPVEDVAAVLDDLAAYPTWWPEVVAVAALGDDSARVLCRSRLPYVLDLVLTARTRSTSRLEVEVDGDLVGWVRFDLSEEQAREDQASGERMRTRLDFHQEVLTYGWLGLASRAARPVLHWNHHAMMQGCREGLARAVAGRVVVTEPS